A single genomic interval of Halorubrum aethiopicum harbors:
- the htpX gene encoding zinc metalloprotease HtpX → MQWDTDWGLRGRMAFTMFLLFALYVVFVGVLTVYFGDFLFPMIMLGGFAIAQFFFSDKLALRGMGAREVSADEYPELHRRIERLSQQADLPKPTVAVADTNVPNAFATGRNKKNATVAVTTGLLRTLDDDELDGVLAHELAHVKNRDVMVMTIASFLSTIAFFIVRWGWLFGGNNRQGGAPVIVAIAVSIVVWIVSFLLIRALSRYREYTADRGAAVITGKPGALASALVSIDGRMDRVPDQDLRDGSAEMNAFFIIPISAGFLSRIASTHPPTEKRIDRLRELEREMETA, encoded by the coding sequence ATGCAGTGGGACACCGACTGGGGACTGCGTGGGCGCATGGCGTTCACCATGTTCCTGCTTTTCGCCCTCTACGTCGTGTTCGTCGGGGTGTTGACCGTGTACTTCGGGGACTTCCTGTTCCCGATGATCATGCTCGGCGGGTTCGCGATCGCCCAGTTCTTCTTCAGCGACAAGCTCGCGCTCCGGGGGATGGGCGCGCGCGAGGTGAGCGCCGACGAGTACCCGGAGCTTCACCGTCGGATCGAGCGCCTCTCCCAGCAGGCGGACCTCCCGAAGCCGACGGTGGCGGTCGCCGACACGAACGTCCCGAACGCGTTCGCGACCGGCCGGAACAAGAAGAACGCGACCGTCGCCGTGACGACCGGCCTGCTCCGCACCCTCGACGACGACGAGCTCGACGGCGTGCTCGCTCACGAGCTCGCGCACGTCAAGAACCGCGACGTGATGGTGATGACCATCGCGTCGTTCCTCTCGACCATCGCCTTCTTCATCGTGCGCTGGGGGTGGCTCTTCGGCGGGAACAACCGGCAGGGCGGCGCGCCCGTGATCGTCGCCATCGCGGTGTCGATCGTCGTCTGGATCGTCTCGTTCCTGCTCATCCGCGCGCTCTCCCGGTACCGCGAGTACACCGCCGACCGCGGCGCGGCGGTCATCACCGGCAAGCCCGGCGCGCTGGCGTCCGCGCTCGTGAGCATCGACGGCCGGATGGATCGGGTTCCGGATCAGGACCTCCGCGACGGCAGCGCCGAGATGAACGCCTTCTTCATCATCCCGATCAGCGCCGGCTTCCTCAGCCGGATCGCCTCCACGCACCCGCCGACCGAGAAGCGGATCGACCGGCTCCGCGAGCTCGAACGCGAGATGGAGACGGCCTGA
- a CDS encoding alpha-amylase family protein, whose amino-acid sequence MSDPDWYEDATVYSFDVKTFDDGDGDGWGDFRGAIDRLPYLEELGVDAVWIRPFYPSPLRDNGYDVADYYGVDERLGTLADFREFADRAHDRGIRVITDLVFNHTSIDHEWFRRAREDPDSEYHDYYLWTSHLEDAHHRGNIFPEYEDGVWSYDELAGKHYFHQFYSHQPDLNVANPAVREELYDVLRFWLDQGADGFRIDAAHPMLMPKGHNATTLEDTELDEPIDLFKRMREVVEAEQSDAVLLAEADDEPEHLDYYFGDGEAFHLQFNFVMNAHLTYAVGVRDAWPLYRAHEILPEIEGVGTWVNFLRNHDEWNLLKLPEEAFEHAREYFGDDAGDSWIFERGHRLRLADLYDGDRDRIALAHALLFALPGSVALQSGDEIGMGADLSLPEREAVRTPMQWDDSANGGFSTADPDDCYNPVVDEGEYAYDRVNVAAQRDDPDSLLSRVRELSRARDRCPEIARGDFGIVDAEPKEVWAHRFDREGTVLLCAHNFAAEPRDAVFGFDVDPDAAERVVGEGDYRVADGGITVELGPHEYVWLRGEKR is encoded by the coding sequence ATGAGCGATCCGGACTGGTACGAGGACGCGACCGTCTACTCGTTCGACGTGAAGACGTTCGACGACGGCGACGGGGACGGGTGGGGGGACTTCCGGGGGGCGATCGACCGGCTGCCGTACCTCGAGGAGCTCGGCGTCGACGCCGTCTGGATCCGCCCGTTCTACCCGAGTCCGCTCCGGGACAACGGGTACGACGTCGCCGACTACTACGGCGTCGACGAGCGGCTCGGGACGCTCGCGGACTTCCGCGAGTTCGCCGATCGGGCGCACGACCGCGGGATCCGCGTGATCACCGACCTCGTCTTCAACCACACCTCGATCGACCACGAGTGGTTCCGGCGGGCCCGCGAGGACCCCGACTCCGAGTACCACGACTACTACCTGTGGACGAGCCACCTCGAGGACGCCCACCACCGCGGCAACATCTTCCCGGAGTACGAGGACGGCGTCTGGTCGTACGACGAGCTCGCGGGGAAACACTACTTCCACCAGTTCTACTCCCACCAGCCCGACCTCAACGTGGCGAACCCCGCGGTCCGCGAGGAGCTGTACGACGTGCTCCGCTTCTGGCTCGACCAGGGCGCGGACGGGTTCCGGATCGACGCCGCCCACCCGATGCTCATGCCGAAGGGGCACAACGCGACGACGCTCGAGGACACCGAGCTCGACGAGCCGATCGACCTCTTCAAGCGCATGCGCGAGGTCGTCGAGGCCGAGCAATCCGACGCCGTCCTGTTGGCGGAGGCCGACGACGAGCCGGAACACCTCGACTACTACTTCGGCGACGGCGAGGCGTTCCACCTCCAGTTCAACTTCGTGATGAACGCGCACCTCACGTACGCGGTCGGCGTGCGCGACGCGTGGCCGCTCTACCGGGCCCACGAGATCCTGCCCGAGATCGAGGGGGTCGGCACGTGGGTGAACTTCCTGCGGAACCACGACGAGTGGAACCTGCTGAAGCTGCCCGAGGAGGCGTTCGAGCACGCCCGCGAGTACTTCGGCGACGACGCGGGCGACTCGTGGATCTTCGAGCGGGGCCACAGGCTCCGGCTCGCGGACCTGTACGACGGCGACCGCGACCGGATCGCGCTGGCGCACGCCCTGCTGTTCGCGCTGCCGGGATCGGTCGCGCTCCAGTCGGGCGACGAGATCGGCATGGGCGCGGACCTCTCGCTGCCCGAGCGCGAGGCGGTCCGCACGCCGATGCAGTGGGACGACTCGGCGAACGGCGGCTTCTCGACGGCCGACCCCGACGACTGTTACAACCCCGTCGTCGACGAGGGCGAGTACGCGTACGACCGGGTGAACGTCGCCGCCCAGCGCGACGACCCCGACTCGCTGCTCTCGCGGGTTCGCGAGCTCTCGCGCGCCCGCGACCGCTGCCCCGAGATCGCCCGCGGCGACTTCGGGATCGTCGACGCGGAGCCGAAGGAGGTGTGGGCTCACCGCTTCGACCGCGAGGGGACGGTCCTGCTGTGCGCGCACAACTTCGCCGCAGAGCCCCGCGACGCCGTCTTCGGGTTCGACGTCGACCCCGACGCGGCCGAGCGCGTCGTCGGCGAGGGCGACTACCGGGTCGCGGACGGCGGCATCACGGTCGAGTTGGGGCCGCACGAGTACGTCTGGCTGCGCGGCGAGAAGCGGTAA
- a CDS encoding group I truncated hemoglobin, translated as MSDGTLYDRLGGEPAVGAVVSEFYDRVLADERVSHHFDDVDMADQRSHQTKFLSAVTGGPMRYEGEEMDVAHEGLAITDAEFDAVAEHLDDALREFDVDDADRGAVIEAVEEYRDATVEEA; from the coding sequence ATGTCCGACGGAACGCTGTACGACCGCCTCGGCGGCGAACCGGCCGTCGGGGCGGTCGTCAGCGAGTTCTACGACCGCGTGCTCGCGGACGAGCGAGTGAGTCACCACTTCGACGACGTCGACATGGCCGACCAGCGGTCACACCAGACGAAGTTCCTCTCCGCGGTCACCGGCGGCCCGATGCGGTACGAGGGCGAGGAGATGGACGTCGCCCACGAGGGGCTCGCGATCACCGACGCCGAGTTCGACGCGGTCGCGGAACACCTCGACGACGCGCTCCGGGAGTTCGACGTGGACGACGCCGACCGCGGGGCGGTGATCGAGGCGGTCGAGGAGTATCGCGACGCGACCGTCGAGGAGGCGTAG
- a CDS encoding AAA family ATPase produces MDVPDAAEACSRVIDEIGSAVVADREFLERVTLGIIARGHVLLEDVPGTGKTLSARSFATALGLEFSRIQFTPDLLPSDVTGTNVFDERDGSFTFSPGPIFANVVLADEINRAPPKTQAALLEAMEEGQVTADGETHDLPDPFYVIATQNPVESEGAFPLPEAQLDRFMIKTSLGYPDEAGEAEILRRRAGRTDRSPTVERVLDPADVADLRTVPETVRVDDDLLAYMASIVHRTREDRRVEVGVSPRGTQRLFEAARASATVAGRDFLTPDDVKRVAEPTLAHRLVLTPDATVNDVAKADVIADALDRVAVPTVESPESTA; encoded by the coding sequence ATGGACGTCCCCGACGCGGCCGAGGCCTGCTCGCGGGTGATAGACGAGATCGGATCCGCGGTCGTCGCCGACCGCGAGTTCCTCGAGCGGGTCACGCTCGGCATCATCGCCCGCGGCCACGTCCTCTTAGAGGACGTGCCCGGAACCGGAAAGACCCTCTCGGCGCGGTCGTTCGCGACCGCGCTCGGCCTGGAGTTCTCGCGGATCCAGTTCACGCCGGACCTGCTCCCCTCCGACGTGACCGGCACGAACGTCTTCGACGAGCGGGACGGCTCCTTCACCTTCTCGCCGGGGCCGATATTCGCGAACGTCGTGCTCGCCGACGAGATCAACCGCGCCCCGCCGAAGACGCAGGCCGCCCTCCTGGAGGCGATGGAGGAGGGCCAGGTCACCGCCGACGGCGAGACCCACGACCTCCCCGACCCCTTCTACGTCATCGCGACCCAGAACCCGGTCGAGAGCGAGGGGGCGTTCCCGCTGCCCGAGGCGCAGCTCGACCGGTTCATGATCAAGACGTCGCTCGGCTACCCCGACGAGGCCGGCGAGGCCGAGATCCTCCGCCGGCGCGCCGGCCGCACCGACCGGAGCCCGACGGTCGAGCGCGTGCTCGACCCCGCGGACGTGGCCGACCTCCGGACGGTCCCCGAGACGGTCCGCGTCGACGACGATCTCCTCGCGTACATGGCCTCCATCGTCCACCGGACCCGCGAGGACCGCCGGGTCGAGGTCGGCGTCTCCCCGCGCGGGACCCAGCGGCTCTTCGAGGCCGCCCGCGCCAGCGCCACCGTCGCCGGTCGCGACTTCCTCACCCCGGACGACGTGAAACGCGTCGCGGAGCCGACGCTCGCACACCGGCTCGTGTTGACGCCGGACGCGACCGTCAACGACGTGGCGAAGGCCGACGTGATCGCCGACGCGCTCGACCGGGTCGCGGTGCCGACGGTGGAGTCGCCGGAATCGACGGCGTGA
- the pyrE gene encoding orotate phosphoribosyltransferase encodes MTDDDRRDELIAALRAADAVRFGEFELSHGGTSDYYVDKYLFETDPECLGRIADAFADRLAETDAKLAGVALGAVPLVAVTAEKLGRPYVIARKQAKEYGTGNRIEGRLEDGEEVVVLEDIATTGRSAVDAVEALREAGATVERVLVVVDREEGAAELLADHDVELEALLTASELLADRDA; translated from the coding sequence ATGACCGACGACGACCGACGGGACGAGCTGATCGCGGCGCTGCGCGCGGCCGACGCGGTTCGGTTCGGCGAGTTCGAGCTCTCACACGGCGGCACGAGCGACTACTACGTCGACAAGTACCTCTTCGAGACCGACCCCGAGTGTCTGGGCCGCATCGCCGACGCGTTCGCCGACCGGCTGGCGGAGACGGACGCGAAGCTGGCCGGCGTCGCCCTCGGCGCGGTCCCGCTCGTGGCGGTGACCGCCGAGAAGCTCGGCCGCCCGTACGTCATCGCGCGCAAGCAGGCCAAGGAGTACGGCACCGGGAACCGGATCGAGGGGCGACTCGAGGACGGCGAGGAGGTCGTCGTCCTGGAGGACATCGCGACGACCGGGCGGTCGGCCGTCGACGCGGTCGAGGCGCTCCGGGAGGCGGGCGCGACCGTCGAGCGCGTCCTCGTCGTCGTCGACCGCGAGGAGGGCGCCGCGGAGCTGCTCGCCGACCACGACGTGGAACTCGAGGCGCTGTTGACGGCCTCGGAGCTGCTCGCCGACCGGGACGCCTGA
- a CDS encoding ATP-binding protein — protein MTVADDGPGIAEGIREVVSGDAPVTQLRHNSGLGLWIVAWVVEAYGGSVRFDAGIDGEGTTVRLRLPTADGFE, from the coding sequence GTGACCGTCGCCGACGACGGCCCCGGGATCGCCGAGGGGATCCGCGAGGTCGTCTCCGGCGACGCGCCGGTGACCCAGCTCCGGCACAACTCCGGGCTCGGGCTGTGGATCGTCGCCTGGGTGGTCGAGGCGTACGGCGGGAGCGTCCGGTTCGACGCCGGGATCGACGGGGAGGGAACGACGGTCCGGCTCCGCCTCCCGACCGCCGACGGATTCGAGTGA
- a CDS encoding PAS domain-containing protein: MGPERRILHVGPVADAPWSDLPEGTRTAAALPETPATGSTDAVVVRLDGGGGDESDGTEGDGNGTEDDESDADGTENDEPDADGTETLLDRVRDRFPAAPVLAYTVEDDVDAAIAAGRREAEYVSGRRLAADGETLADRVGLAVDGGGNDEFLERFLRITADRSADVETKVDRLLNLGRERLDLTIGFTSRIDDGEFELTRQLGADELLRSFIEAGSVDPDGTLPLETTYCRRTVEDGGVTAFSDADEAGLEDDPAHELFGLETYIGGRVVVNGEVLGTLCFADERPRDRPFDDDERLFVELLAEWLGQEFERRRAREDREAATERLENTLERIDDAFFAVDDEWRFTYVNGKAAALLERDADDLVGSDVWSEFPEALGQRYESAYREAMETQRSVSFEDHYEPLDLWTKVRAYPSEEGLSVFFADVTDRKRREERLERLLGTAEGLQRAASTEEIAERLVDAAEEVLGYGINGVRLYDAAADALEVVALSDGAEARLGVRSARETGDGVIGEAFETGEPVIARDVSSRDDGRDYGGVRSAIAVPLGEHGVFAVAATEPDAFDESDVSIVKLLATNAAAAFDRVERQRRLRTYELALENVDDMVCVLDADGTLTYATPPFAAWLGVDREALVGRPLPAHFDEPDAGGIEDAIGSVANGDAGEGSSGGGATTVDVRIEDRVAEGGAGDRGRAGDGSGTGDGAGMGEGDAGPRRGELRLSGLGDESTGVVGSLVDTTDLYRARSELSSERDRFNRLFERLPDPAIEVIHRANDTVIRAINPAFASRFGYEESGIRGRSVAELDLRYDTLDDEGETAEESLDRRVREEGFVTDEVRRRTVDGPREFLFRGFTYEASDEIHAFGIYTDITERKHRERYLTVVNRILRHNLRNELNVVFGFASEIKRLAGDDRVVDYAERIETTAKRLTSLGDGAREIKRVVDEGLEGEPGRVAVASVAERVADRWREERPDARIETEVPASVEIRADDRFERVLDHLVENAIVHGDSASPRVRIGAERDPDGGGSR, from the coding sequence ATGGGGCCTGAGCGTCGAATCCTCCACGTCGGCCCCGTGGCCGACGCGCCGTGGAGCGACCTTCCCGAGGGAACGCGAACTGCGGCGGCGCTTCCGGAGACGCCCGCCACCGGGAGCACGGACGCCGTCGTCGTCCGCCTCGACGGGGGCGGCGGTGACGAGAGCGACGGCACCGAGGGCGACGGAAACGGCACCGAGGACGACGAATCCGACGCCGACGGCACCGAGAACGACGAACCCGACGCCGACGGCACCGAGACCCTCCTCGATCGGGTCCGCGACCGCTTCCCGGCAGCGCCCGTCCTCGCGTACACCGTCGAGGACGACGTCGACGCCGCGATCGCCGCGGGACGCCGGGAGGCCGAGTACGTCTCCGGTCGCCGGCTCGCGGCCGACGGCGAGACGCTCGCGGACCGGGTGGGACTCGCGGTCGACGGGGGCGGGAACGACGAGTTCCTCGAGCGGTTCCTCCGGATCACGGCCGACCGCTCGGCGGACGTCGAAACGAAGGTGGACCGCCTCCTGAACCTCGGCCGCGAGCGGCTCGACCTGACGATCGGGTTCACCTCCCGGATCGACGACGGCGAGTTCGAGCTGACCCGGCAGCTGGGTGCCGACGAGCTGTTGCGGTCGTTCATCGAGGCGGGGTCCGTGGACCCCGACGGCACCCTCCCGCTCGAGACGACGTACTGTCGCCGCACGGTCGAGGACGGCGGCGTCACGGCGTTCTCGGACGCCGACGAGGCGGGCTTGGAGGACGACCCGGCCCACGAGCTGTTCGGGCTCGAGACGTACATCGGCGGCCGGGTGGTCGTGAACGGCGAGGTGCTCGGAACCCTCTGTTTCGCCGACGAGAGGCCGCGGGACCGACCGTTCGACGACGACGAGCGGCTGTTCGTCGAGCTGCTGGCCGAGTGGCTGGGCCAGGAGTTCGAACGCCGACGGGCCCGCGAGGACCGCGAGGCGGCGACCGAGCGCCTGGAGAACACCCTCGAACGGATCGACGACGCCTTCTTCGCGGTCGACGACGAGTGGCGGTTCACCTACGTCAACGGGAAGGCCGCGGCGCTGCTCGAACGCGACGCCGACGACCTCGTCGGCAGCGACGTCTGGTCGGAGTTCCCGGAGGCGCTCGGCCAGCGGTACGAGTCCGCCTACCGCGAGGCCATGGAGACGCAGCGGTCGGTCTCCTTCGAGGACCACTACGAGCCGCTGGATCTGTGGACGAAGGTCCGAGCGTACCCCTCGGAGGAGGGGCTCTCCGTCTTCTTCGCCGACGTGACCGACCGGAAGCGACGCGAGGAGCGACTCGAGCGGCTCCTCGGGACGGCCGAGGGACTCCAGCGCGCGGCGTCCACGGAGGAGATCGCGGAGCGCCTCGTCGACGCCGCCGAAGAGGTGCTCGGCTACGGGATAAACGGCGTCAGGCTGTACGACGCCGCCGCCGACGCGCTCGAGGTGGTCGCGTTGAGCGACGGGGCCGAAGCGCGGCTCGGGGTGCGGTCCGCGAGGGAGACCGGCGACGGCGTCATCGGCGAGGCGTTCGAGACGGGCGAGCCCGTGATCGCTCGGGACGTCTCGTCGCGCGACGACGGGCGGGACTACGGCGGCGTGCGCTCCGCGATCGCCGTTCCGCTCGGGGAACACGGCGTGTTCGCCGTCGCGGCGACGGAACCGGACGCGTTCGACGAGTCGGACGTCTCGATCGTCAAGCTGCTGGCGACGAACGCGGCGGCCGCCTTCGATCGGGTCGAGAGACAACGGCGGCTGCGGACCTACGAGCTGGCGCTGGAGAACGTCGACGACATGGTGTGCGTGCTCGACGCGGACGGGACGCTCACGTATGCGACGCCCCCGTTCGCCGCGTGGCTGGGCGTCGACCGCGAGGCGCTCGTCGGCCGGCCGCTCCCGGCGCACTTCGACGAGCCGGACGCCGGCGGGATCGAGGACGCGATCGGCTCCGTCGCGAACGGGGATGCCGGCGAAGGGTCGAGCGGGGGCGGCGCGACGACGGTAGACGTGCGGATCGAGGACCGCGTCGCGGAGGGCGGGGCGGGCGACCGGGGCAGGGCGGGGGACGGGAGCGGGACGGGCGACGGAGCCGGGATGGGCGAGGGGGACGCGGGCCCCCGTCGGGGCGAGCTCCGCCTCTCCGGGCTCGGCGACGAGTCCACGGGCGTCGTCGGGTCGCTCGTCGACACGACCGACCTCTACCGCGCCCGAAGCGAGCTCTCGTCGGAACGCGACCGGTTCAACCGGCTGTTCGAGCGGCTCCCCGACCCGGCGATAGAGGTGATCCACCGCGCGAACGACACGGTCATCCGGGCGATCAACCCCGCGTTCGCCTCCCGGTTCGGCTACGAGGAGTCGGGGATCCGGGGGCGGTCGGTGGCCGAGCTCGACCTCCGGTACGACACGCTCGACGACGAGGGGGAGACCGCGGAGGAGTCGCTCGACCGCCGCGTCCGCGAGGAGGGGTTCGTCACCGACGAGGTCCGCCGACGGACCGTCGACGGCCCCCGCGAGTTCCTCTTTCGCGGGTTCACCTACGAGGCGTCCGACGAGATCCACGCGTTCGGCATCTACACGGACATCACGGAGCGGAAACACCGCGAGCGCTACCTCACCGTCGTCAACCGGATCCTCAGACACAACCTCCGGAACGAGCTGAACGTCGTCTTCGGGTTCGCGAGCGAGATCAAGCGGCTCGCGGGCGACGACCGGGTGGTCGACTACGCCGAGCGGATCGAGACGACCGCGAAGCGGCTCACCAGCCTCGGCGACGGCGCGCGGGAGATCAAACGCGTCGTCGACGAGGGGCTCGAGGGCGAACCCGGACGCGTCGCGGTCGCGTCGGTCGCGGAGCGCGTCGCCGACCGCTGGAGGGAGGAGCGGCCGGACGCCCGCATCGAGACGGAGGTGCCGGCGTCGGTCGAGATCCGCGCCGACGACAGGTTCGAGCGGGTGCTCGATCACCTCGTCGAGAACGCGATCGTCCACGGGGATTCAGCGTCGCCGCGGGTGCGGATCGGGGCGGAGCGCGACCCCGACGGCGGGGGGTCACGGTGA
- the kdgK1 gene encoding bifunctional 2-dehydro-3-deoxygluconokinase/2-dehydro-3-deoxygalactonokinase, with product MVGVTDLVTFGETMLRLSPPRGERLERTRDLDVQAGGAESNVAVGAARLGADAVWFSKLPDSPLGRRIVSELRSHGVRTGVAWDDADSSRVGTYYLEHGGEPRGTNVIYDRADAAVTTVEPSELPTGALESAAYFHTTGITPALSETTRETTRTLLRTAGEADVTRTFDLNYRAKLWDPATARETYEALFADVDVLFVPRRDAREVLDREGDAVEIAHGLASEHGFESVIVTRGSGGAIALRDGSVHEQGVFEAETFDAIGTGDAFVAGYLAERIDGGDVPAALERAAATAALKRTVGGDIAVVTPEEVDRVIDGGAGIDR from the coding sequence GTGGTCGGCGTGACGGACCTCGTGACGTTCGGCGAGACCATGCTCCGGCTCTCGCCGCCGCGGGGCGAGCGGCTGGAGCGGACCCGCGATCTCGACGTCCAGGCCGGCGGCGCGGAGAGCAACGTCGCGGTCGGCGCGGCCCGGCTCGGCGCGGACGCGGTCTGGTTCTCGAAGCTCCCCGACTCGCCGCTCGGCCGCCGGATCGTGAGCGAGCTCCGGAGCCACGGCGTCCGGACGGGCGTGGCGTGGGACGATGCCGACTCGAGCCGCGTCGGCACCTACTACCTCGAGCACGGCGGCGAGCCGCGGGGGACGAACGTGATCTACGACCGCGCGGACGCCGCGGTCACGACCGTCGAGCCGTCCGAACTGCCGACGGGCGCGCTGGAGTCGGCCGCGTACTTCCACACCACCGGGATCACTCCGGCCCTCTCGGAGACGACGCGGGAGACGACGCGGACGCTGTTGCGAACGGCGGGCGAGGCGGACGTGACCCGGACGTTCGACCTGAACTACCGGGCGAAGCTGTGGGACCCGGCGACCGCGCGGGAGACCTACGAGGCGCTGTTCGCGGACGTCGACGTGCTGTTCGTGCCGCGGCGGGACGCCCGCGAGGTGCTCGACCGCGAGGGCGACGCGGTCGAGATCGCCCACGGCCTCGCCTCCGAGCACGGCTTCGAGTCCGTGATCGTCACCCGCGGGAGCGGCGGGGCGATCGCGCTCCGCGACGGCTCGGTCCACGAGCAGGGCGTCTTCGAGGCGGAGACGTTCGATGCGATCGGCACCGGCGACGCGTTCGTCGCGGGCTACCTCGCCGAGCGGATCGACGGCGGCGACGTGCCCGCCGCCCTCGAGCGCGCGGCCGCGACCGCGGCTCTCAAACGCACCGTCGGCGGCGACATCGCGGTCGTGACGCCCGAGGAGGTCGACCGCGTCATCGACGGTGGAGCCGGGATCGACCGGTAG
- a CDS encoding DUF7519 family protein, with the protein MGAAAGIGGIALAAGFGGGAEPLLVAGVALAVAWDVADHGLSLGRQVGRGARSRRNVAVHAGTSLLAGTISAGVVYGTYVTAAGGQPIAALALLCFGGVVLASAFR; encoded by the coding sequence GTGGGGGCGGCCGCGGGGATCGGCGGGATCGCGCTCGCCGCGGGGTTCGGCGGGGGCGCGGAGCCGCTGCTCGTCGCCGGCGTCGCGCTCGCGGTCGCGTGGGACGTCGCCGACCACGGGCTCTCGCTCGGCCGCCAGGTCGGCCGAGGGGCCCGGAGCCGCCGGAACGTGGCCGTCCACGCCGGGACGAGCCTGCTCGCGGGGACGATCTCGGCCGGCGTCGTCTACGGGACGTACGTGACCGCGGCCGGCGGCCAGCCGATCGCCGCGCTCGCGCTGCTGTGTTTCGGCGGGGTCGTGTTGGCGTCGGCGTTCCGGTGA
- a CDS encoding DUF58 domain-containing protein — protein sequence MTAAERERADPTATGPVDGGTDSDDCGTDPDDDEGTTDDEEMTGDESTAVGGRSSREADRDDRPTDRRALRPFDTGRWVGVTGVALTLVGFGVALRQPAMVVVGAAAVGYGLYARLGEAGEAELALDREVSDRTPDPGDEVTVTVRARNAGDAPCLDLRIVDGVPPGLEVVDGPARVATALRPGASVTFSYVVRASRGDHEWGTARAVVRNAAGSRERLTELETPTRLTCTPELAAGADLPLRGLTTVSHGRVPTDVGGSGVEFHATREYRRGDPLKRIDWNRRARTGELATLELREERAATVVLLVDAREEAYVAARPDADTAVEASVEAAGAVFTALLAGGDRVGIATMGPRDCWLPPGAGTDHEVRGRETLATDPALAPTPAEDRFYRTLWRRRFRRRLPGDAQVLFFTPLADDVPVDTARRLDAYGHLVTVLSPDPTASPSGSTTPGRRLAAIERRERIRTLRGAGIRVVEWGDRSFPAAVASASGRWSR from the coding sequence ATGACGGCCGCCGAACGGGAGCGGGCCGACCCGACGGCGACCGGCCCGGTCGACGGCGGAACGGACTCGGACGACTGCGGAACGGACCCGGACGACGACGAGGGGACGACTGACGACGAGGAGATGACCGGCGACGAATCGACGGCGGTCGGCGGTCGCTCGAGCCGCGAGGCGGACCGCGACGACCGCCCGACCGACCGCCGGGCGCTTCGCCCGTTCGACACGGGGCGATGGGTGGGAGTCACCGGCGTCGCGCTCACTCTGGTCGGGTTCGGCGTCGCACTCAGGCAGCCGGCGATGGTCGTCGTCGGGGCGGCGGCGGTCGGGTACGGGCTGTACGCGCGCCTCGGCGAGGCGGGCGAGGCGGAACTCGCGCTCGACCGCGAGGTGAGCGACCGGACCCCGGACCCGGGCGACGAGGTGACCGTCACGGTCCGCGCGCGAAACGCCGGGGACGCGCCGTGTCTCGACCTCCGCATCGTCGACGGGGTGCCGCCCGGCCTCGAGGTGGTCGACGGGCCCGCGCGGGTCGCCACCGCGCTCCGTCCGGGCGCGAGCGTGACGTTCTCGTACGTCGTCCGGGCGAGCCGCGGGGACCACGAGTGGGGGACGGCGCGGGCGGTGGTCCGCAACGCCGCCGGCTCGCGCGAGCGCCTGACGGAGCTCGAGACGCCGACCCGGCTGACGTGTACGCCGGAGCTGGCGGCGGGAGCCGACCTCCCGCTGCGGGGACTCACGACCGTCTCGCACGGTCGGGTCCCGACCGACGTGGGGGGGTCCGGCGTCGAGTTCCACGCCACCCGCGAGTACCGGCGGGGCGACCCGCTCAAGCGGATCGACTGGAACCGGCGGGCGCGGACCGGGGAGCTGGCGACGCTGGAGCTCCGCGAGGAGCGCGCCGCGACGGTCGTCCTGCTCGTCGACGCCCGCGAGGAGGCGTACGTCGCGGCGCGGCCGGACGCCGACACCGCGGTGGAGGCGAGCGTCGAGGCCGCGGGGGCCGTCTTCACCGCGCTGCTCGCCGGCGGCGACCGGGTCGGGATCGCGACGATGGGGCCGCGGGACTGCTGGCTGCCGCCGGGCGCGGGGACCGACCACGAGGTCCGGGGACGCGAGACGCTGGCGACGGACCCGGCGCTCGCGCCGACGCCCGCCGAGGACCGGTTCTACCGCACCCTCTGGCGTCGCCGGTTCCGCCGGCGGCTTCCGGGCGACGCCCAGGTGCTGTTCTTCACGCCGCTCGCCGACGACGTTCCCGTCGACACCGCGCGGCGGCTCGACGCGTACGGCCACCTCGTCACGGTCCTCTCGCCGGACCCGACCGCGTCGCCGTCGGGGTCGACGACGCCCGGCCGGAGGCTCGCCGCGATCGAGCGGCGCGAGCGGATCCGGACGCTCCGGGGCGCGGGGATCCGGGTCGTCGAGTGGGGCGACCGGTCCTTCCCGGCCGCGGTCGCGAGCGCGAGCGGGCGGTGGTCGCGGTGA